The Aedes aegypti strain LVP_AGWG chromosome 3, AaegL5.0 Primary Assembly, whole genome shotgun sequence genome contains a region encoding:
- the LOC5572364 gene encoding sialin — translation MIVTPKIMKGALPKRFIVAVMIFIACLTSFMLRVNMSINILAMVQPTATARQATNPNASSSVSQAARLPTPSSVTVLLPDTKDSTDAANETSFTSDSTEVDKDPDLQNFGPRYRWDQKTQGNILGAYFYGYLLTSLPAGLLAERFGPKLLITVSFVACALTTAVTPLLAELGAWTVIGSRAVIGLLAGFVYPCLHNLISRWIPPNERGKVIACISGGSTFGTVITWPIAGIITEQFGWPASFYVSALFVLLIAVLWVCLIEDSPAQHRTITAEEKQIINDSFGGTVSKSKSWPPLGKAFTSLPYLSLLLLHYGNFWGMNFFITQAPKFMNEVLGFNLSNAGFLSSLPYLARMFSGFFFGYIGDLIRQKDFMSTTAVRKSFCLFSHLIPGAILIALPYIGQDPLVCVSLIVACLGVNGASTITNLVNAQDLAPNFVATLYGVMNFLGTTAGFIAPMLVAHFTSDMNTMEQWKNVFLISAAMYVVSGLIFIAFGSGKVQSWNDVKQKSEPTTESDKVDNNVTYNGECSIIKR, via the exons GAGCCCTCCCGAAGCGGTTCATCGTGGCCGTGATGATCTTCATTGCGTGTCTAACATCATTCATGTTGCGTGTCAACATGTCCATCAATATACTGGCAATGGTTCAGCCAACGGCAACGGCCAGACAGGCGACAAACCCAAATGCGTCTTCATCAGTCAGTCAAGCGGCAAGGCTTCCAACCCCGAGCAGTGTTACCGTTCTGTTGCCAGACACGAAAGACTCGACAGATGCAGCAAACGAAACCTCATTTACGAGCGACTCGACAGAAGTCGATAAAGATCCAGATCTTCAAAACTTTGGACCGCGATACCGATGGGATCAGAAAACTCAAGGAAACATTCTTGGGGCGTATTTCTACGGGTATTTGCTCACTTCGCTACCAGCTGGACTGCTAGCAGAGCGCTTTGGACCGAAACTGCTGATAACGGTATCGTTTGTGGCGTGTGCTCTCACGACTGCAGTTACGCCACTTTTGGCTGAGTTGGGAGCGTGGACTGTGATTGGGTCAAGAGCTGTGATAGGACTGCTCGCTGGCTTCGTGTATCCTTGTCTGCACAATCTCATATCTAGGTGGATTCCTCCAAACGAAAGGGGCAAAGTGATAGCATGCATCTCCGGCGGAAGTACCTTCGGAACAGTGATCACCTGGCCAATCGCCGGTATAATTACCGAACAGTTTGGATGGCCGGCTTCCTTTTACGTATCGGCACTTTTTGTTTTACTGATCGCAGTCCTTTGGGTTTGCTTAATTGAAGATTCGCCAGCACAGCACAGGACGATAACTGCGGAGGAGAAGCAAATCATTAATGATTCCTTCGGAGGCACGGTATCCAAGTCGAAGTCGTGGCCACCGCTAGGCAAAGCGTTCACATCGTTACCATATCTGTCGCTTCTTCTGTTACACTATGGAAACTTTTGGGGTATGAACTTCTTCATAACGCAAGCCCCGAAATTCATGAACGAAGTGCTTGGCTTCAACTTGTCTAACGCTGGATTTCTATCCAGTTTACCATACCTTGCTCGTATGTTCTCCGGTTTCTTCTTCGGCTACATCGGCGATCTGATTCGACAGAAGGACTTCATGAGTACAACCGCCGTAAGGAAATCATTCTGCTTGTTCT CTCATCTCATTCCTGGAGCCATCCTGATAGCACTTCCGTACATCGGGCAAGACCCGTTGGTGTGCGTATCGCTTATCGTGGCTTGTCTAGGCGTCAACGGTGCCTCAACCATAACGAATCTCGTCAACGCGCAAGATCTCGCACCGAACTTTGTAGCGACTCTGTACGGAGTAATGAACTTCCTCGGCACTACGGCCGGATTCATTGCGCCCATGCTTGTGGCGCATTTCACCTCTGATATG AACACCATGGAGCAGTGGAAGAACGTGTTTCTCATTAGTGCCGCCATGTACGTGGTTTCGGGACTGATCTTCATAGCTTTTGGTTCGGGAAAAGTTCAAAGCTGGAATGATGTGAAGCAGAAATCGGAGCCAACAACTGAAAGTGATAAAGTGGATAATAATGTCACTTACAATGGCGAGTGCAGCATTATAAAAAGATGA